From one Salvelinus alpinus chromosome 14, SLU_Salpinus.1, whole genome shotgun sequence genomic stretch:
- the LOC139538603 gene encoding coagulation factor V-like, whose product MRLHSWKWTHRLLPLLVLFSVLLSHTTAEQHSDRKRYYYIAAVNIDWDYTANGPHRSGPSYRKVVYREYDKGFKQAKTHPSWLGLLGPTIRGQEGETIVVMFKNMADCPYTLHAHGIAYGKQSEGSLYFDNTSQFEKEDDAVPPGGEHTYYWEVTSDVVPRAADPSCLTYTYLSHFDIVKDYNSGLIGTLLICKAGSLDVSGEQVLFHQEYVFLMGVLDESKSCYKPKMDSATATQSHIKHTINGYTNGSVPGLTVCAHTPVSLHLVGMSSEPELFSVHINGQVLQQADHRVSSVGLIAGTATSANMTAVNTGRWLLSSHTSKHLEAGMHGFVEVRSCEGFNPPKRKLTIKQKRESQEWTYYIAAEEVVWDYAPNMPEYIDSDFKFKYLKRSPERIGQKYKKAVYTQYKDATFTERAENKQRKIEVGILGPVIRAQIHDVIKIVFKNMATRPYSIYPHGLTIDKVAEGANYPAGGNQTHGVQPGETHTYVWQVIEEDEPLAGDSQCLTRMYHSAVNTPRDIASGLVGPLLICKSQSLNKRNVQLKSDKEQHAMFTVFDENKSWYLDDNIASYSEPAKVKKEDPEFYKSNVMHTINGYVFESGQLLGFCNGEIVTWHVSSVGEQDYIQTATFYGHTFDLNDQTEDFLSLFPMTGETITMNMDNIGVWLLASMNSHETTKGMRVKFRDVECFRDFVYEYEDETMTETKTDPKVSADFSIWKPMDINEAKDKEKKDEVKEKKNKVEIDDYTAGWADFLDLRSIKKKTNETDVEMLDLSMYDYDSVDVPDPDGDANANHTSSSYDAPTNTSLVERETIDGGNFTTKALLNKSIIENVTEALNFTTDQLDSNLNSSSMAETESKNITVNNNSLSFVDSNITSVSTNSTEVTATKASPGPFNNSSKAESERVMQIRGDWATVNSTSKVEALVEELEGRITRGDVFSYSVPLPDPSSNTTEENKGIGANDIVLLGRESTTVSSNENGTASNSSQNITNQSESVVSAEVAELIFTLVEEHNMTNFDLETEDSGNITVNGSLDTNTTTEQGNGTYFSDATSTPGNFSSVVPQNGKQPSDIETFSDIVPKQNGTANTSGLNHWNSSEETSSESKKNTAVPDAVVELSSESSEFSNETTDANPAAANLSLSTNQQPDSSSEEILSQSSESSKEEVVIYLRNNRSEVIRTISVDLQGEHWGYEGTHEMVPMEMPDHMTKYIGNELPEPPNTLEPSPTPEMRKPNIKVVHRRQRPRKGYAMKTKKKKEYKPQPPRGRSFSPRGFKPPPITGQTPRGTRPISSEEDFSNKAIVIGVPRPDFSDYDIYVQSEGGDDPDAVLDMAAVSAAEEYEYVDYIDPYKEKEDMHDLTLDENAKYFLKMAGDNVRTYFITAEEVQWDYGGYGQKRMDKAQKTDRSTRFSKVVFRGYLDSTFSTPDIRGEMDEHLGILGPVIKAEVGQAIMVFFRNLASRPYSLHANGVSYTKQTEGLSYDDESKYWYKYDNEVQPNTTYTYLWKVNANVGPTGDDSDCRTWAYYSGVNPEKDINSGLIGPLLVCRKGTLSTKAVDMREFMLLFMTFDESKSWYYEKNHEIMERKNKRARVMDHDFSDNLKFSAINGIIFSLKGLRMYTNQTVRWHLFNMGSPRDLHSVHFHGQTFIHKQTRDHTQAVYPLLPGGFATLEMLPSKPGLWQLESEVGLSQQRGMQTLFLVLDNKCYHPLGLISGSVKDNQITANDKRGYWEPHLARLNNQGKYNAWSTDKAGSWIQVDFQRPVVISQVATQGAKQMFSSHYMVNYTISYSTDKRKWIYYKGDSNEFRMTFTGNQEAHQVKVNTLFPPLICRFIRLHPLHSHNSPMVRMEYYGCELDGCSVPLGMESSRIEDHRITASSTASSWYSGSWQASLARLNTQGTINAWQAKNNNINQWLQVELAQVKKITGIITQGAKSLGTEMYVICYTLEYSDDGLHWMKYTDDDDNMSKTFPGNTDNNGHVKNYIYPPIFSRFIRVIPQSWKTSITLRIELLGCDFE is encoded by the exons GTCTGGCCCCTCCTATAGGAAAGTGGTGTACAGGGAGTATGACAAGGGATTCAAGCAGGCCAAGACCCATCCTTCCTGGCTAG GGCTCCTTGGGCCCACCATCCGTGGTCAAGAGGGAGAGACCATTGTGGTCATGTTCAAGAACATGGCGGATTGCCCTTACACCCTCCATGCCCACGGGATCGCTTACGGGAAGCAGTCAGAGG GCTCCCTGTACTTTGACAACACGTCTCAATTTGAGAAGGAAGATGATGCGGTGCCCCCTGGAGGTGAACACACATACTACTGGGAGGTGACATCAGACGTTGTCCCCCGGGCCgcagacccctcctgtctcacctACACCTACCTCTCCCACTTTGACATTGTCAAGGACTACAACTCAGGACTGATCGGCACCCTGCTCATCTGTAAAGCAg GTAGTCTTGACGTGTCTGGAGAACAGGTGTTGTTCCACCAGGAATACGTCTTCCTCATGGGAGTGTTGGATGAGAGTAAGAGCTGCTATAAGCCAAAGATGGACAGTGCCACTGCCACTCAAAGCCACATCAAACACACAATCAATGGATACACCAACGGATCAGTGccag gTCTGACTGTCTGCGCCCACACCCCTGTCAGCCTGCACCTGGTGGGCATGAGTTCAGAGCCTGAGCTGTTCTCGGTGCACATCAACGGGCAGGTCCTGCAGCAGGCTGACCATCGGGTCTCCTCGGTGGGCCTGATCGCTGGCACTGCCACCAGCGCCAACATGACCGCCGTCAACACGGGCCGCTGgctcctctcctcacacaccaGCAAGCACCTGGAGG CTGGTATGCATGGCTTTGTAGAAGTGAGGAGCTGCGAGGGCTTTAACCCTCCCAAACGTAAGCTGACCATCAAGCAGAAacgagagagccaggagtggacCTATTATATCGCAGCTGAGGAGGTTGTCTGGGACTACGCACCAAACATGCCAGAATACATTGACAG TGACTTCAAGTTCAAGTATCTGAAGCGAAGCCCAGAGCGTATAGGCCAGAAGTATAAGAAGGCAGTGTACACGCAGTACAAAGATGCCACGTTCACTGAGAGGGCCGAAAACAAACAGAGGAAGATAGAGGTGGGCATCCTTGGCCCTGTCATCAGGGCGCAGATCCATGATGTCATCAAG ATTGTCTTTAAGAACATGGCCACACGGCCGTACAGCATCTACCCACACGGACTGACCATCGACAAAGTAGCAGAGGGGGCCAACTACCCAGCAGGAGGTAACCAGACCCATGGGGTTCAGCCTGGCGAGACGCATACCTATGTGTGGCAGGTGATCGAAGAGGATGAACCTTTGGCAGGCGACTCGCAATGCCTGACCCGTATGTACCACAGTGCAGTGAACACACCCCGAGACATCGCCTCAGGCCTAGTTGGGCCTCTGCTCATCTGCAAGAGCCAGTCCCTCAACAAGCGGAATGTGCAG CTGAAATCAGACAAAGAACAGCACGCCATGTTTACTGTTTTTGATGAGAATAAGAGCTGGTATCTAGATGACAACATTGCATCGTACAGTGAACCAGCAAAGGTCAagaaagaagacccagagttttaTAAATCAAACGTTATGCATA CGATTAACGGTTACGTGTTTGAGAGTGGTCAGCTGCTGGGCTTCTGCAATGGTGAGATTGTGACGTGGCACGTGTCCAGTGTTGGAGAGCAGGACTACATCCAGACTGCAACCTTCTACGGTCACACTTTCGACTTGAACGATCAGACTGAGGACTTCCTCAGCCTGTTCCCCATGACTGGAGAGACCATCACCATGAACATGGATAACATTG GTGTTTGGCTGCTGGCTTCCATGAACTCCCATGAGACCACCAAGGGAATGCGTGTGAAGTTCAGAGACGTGGAGTGCTTCCGAGACTTCGTCTATGAGTACGAAGACGAGACAATGACGGAGACAAAGACGGATCCGAAGGTCAGCGCTGACTTCTCCATCTGGAAACCCATGGATATTAACGAGGCGAAAGATAAGGAGAAGAAGGATGAGGTGAAAGAGAAAAAGAATAAGGTGGAGATTGATGATTATACAGCAGGCTGGGCTGATTTTCTGGATCTTAGGTCAATCAAGAAAAAGACGAATGAGACGGACGTGGAGATGTTGGATCTCTCTATGTACGACTACGATAGCGTTGATGTGCCTGATCCCGACGGAGACGCGAATGCAAACCACACCTCATCCTCTTATGATGCACCTACAAACACGTCATTGGTCGAGAGGGAGACGATTGACGGAGGCAACTTTACGACAAAGGCTTTGTTGAACAAGAGCATAATTGAGAATGTAACAGAAGCGCTGAACTTTACTACAGATCAGTTAGACTCAAATCTTAACAGCTCCTCAATGGCTGAGACTGAATCAAAGAACATAACAGTTAATAACAACAGTTTATCATTTGTAGACAGCAACATCACTTCAGTAAGTACCAATAGTACAGAAGTTACAGCAACCAAAGCCTCACCAGGTCCGTTCAACAATAGCTCAAAggctgagagtgagagagtgatgcAGATCAGAGGTGATTGGGCCACTGTGAATAGCACCTCAAAAGTTGAAGCATTAGTGGAAGAGTTGGAGGGAAGGATTACTCGAGGCGATGTCTTCTCTTACTCTGTGCCTCTTCCCGACCCCTCTTCCAACACTACAGAAGAGAACAAGGGGATTGGCGCCAACGATATTGTACTCCTGGGAAGAGAGTCTACAACTGTTTCATCCAATGAAAACGGTACAGCTTCAAATTCATCTCAGAATATAACCAACCAATCAGAGAGTGTGGTGAGTGCTGAAGTTGCAGAGTTAATTTTTACCTTGGTGGAAGAACACAACATGACCAACTTTGACCTTGAAACTGAGGATAGTGGTAACATAACCGTGAACGGTTCATtggacaccaacaccaccactgaGCAAGGAAATGGTACCTATTTCTCTGACGCCACGTCCACACCTGGCAACTTCAGCAGTGTGGTGCCACAAAATGGCAAACAACCATCAGACATTGAAACATTCTCTGACATAGTGCCAAAACAAAATGGCACAGCAAACACTTCTGGTTTGAACCACTGGAATTCATCAGAGGAGACTAGTTCTGAGAGTAAAAAGAACACCGCTGTGCCGGATGCCGTTGTAGAGTTGTCCTCAGAAAGCTCAGAATTCTCTAATGAGACTACTGACGCTAATCCTGCTGCGGCAAATCTGtcactgtcaaccaatcagcagcCAGACAGCAGCTCGGAGGAGATTCTATCCCAGAGTTCCGAGAGCTCTAAGGAGGAAGTGGTAATCTACCTGAGAAACAACAGGAGTGAGGTCATCCGCACCATCTCCGTTGACCTGCAGGGGGAGCACTGGGGCTATGAGGGGACACACGAGATGGTCCCAATGGAGATGCCAGATCACATGACGAAATATATTGGAAACGAGCTCCCAGAGCCGCCAAATACGCTGGAACCAAGCCCAACTCCGGAAATGCGGAAACCCAACATCAAGGTCGTCCACCGGAGACAAAGACCCCGTAAAGGCTATGCCATGAAAACCAAGAAGAAGAAGGAGTACAAACCCCAGCCTCCGAGAGGCCGCAGTTTCTCCCCCAGGGGTTTCAAACCCCCTCCTATCACCGGTCAAACCCCCAGAGGGACCCGACCCATTTCCAGCGAGGAGGACTTCTCAAACAAAGCCATTGTGATTGGCGTGCCACGACCTGACTTCAGCGACTATGATATTTATGTCCAGAGTGAGGGCGGTGATGACCCGGATGCTGTCCTAGACATGGCAGCGGTTAGTGCTGCAGAGGAGTATGAGTACGTCGACTACATTGACCCATACAAAGAGAAGGAGGACATGCATGACCTAACTCTGGATGAGAATGCAAAATATTTCCTCAAAATGGCGGGAGATAACGTGAGGACATACTTTATTACTGCGGAGGAGGTGCAGTGGGACTACGGGGGCTATGGACAGAA GAGGATGGATAAGGCACAGAAAACCGACAGGTCCACAAGATTCTCCAAGGTAGTGTTCCGAGGTTACCTGGACAGCACATTCAGCACGCCAGACATCCGGGGGGAGATGGACGAACACCTGGGCATCCTGGGGCCAGTCATCAAGGCAGAGGTTGGACAGGCCATAATG GTATTTTTCAGGAACCTGGCTAGCCGCCCGTACTCCTTGCACGCCAATGGGGTTTCCTACACCAAGCAGACAGAGGGGTTGTCCTACGATGACGAGTCCAAGTACTGGTACAAGTATGACAACGAGGTCCAGCCCAACACCACATACACATACCTCTGGAAGGTCAACGCCAATGTCGGACCCACCGGAGACGACTCTGACTGTCGCACCTGGGCCTACTACTCTGGGGTTAACCCT GAGAAAGATATAAACTCTGGTCTGATTGGGCCATTGCTGGTGTGTCGTAAGGGCACTCTGAGCACGAAGGCAGTGGACATGAGGGAGTTCATGCTCCTCTTTATGACCTTCGATGAGTCCAAGAGCTGGTACTACGAGAAGAACCATGAGATAATGGAGAGGAAGAACAAACGAGCCAGGGTGATGGACCATGACTTCAGCGATAACCTCAAGTTCAGCG CCATCAACGGAATCATATTCAGTCTGAAGGGTCTGAGGATGTACACTAACCAGACGGTCCGCTGGCACCTCTTCAACATGGGATCTCCCAGAGACCTCCACAGTGTTCACTTCCACGGCCAGACCTTCATCCACAAACAGACCAGGGACCACACCCAGGCTGTCTACCCACTGCTGCCTG GGGGCTTTGCAACTCTGGAGATGTTGCCATCCAAGCCGGGGCTGTGGCAGCTGGAGTCAGAGGTTGGACTCTCCcaacagagagggatgcagaCCCTCTTCCTGGTTCTAGATAATA agtgttACCATCCACTGGGTCTGATTTCTGGGAGCGTCAAAGACAACCAGATCACAGCGAACGACAAAAGAG GCTACTGGGAGCCCCATCTGGCCAGACTGAACAACCAAGGCAAATACAATGCATGGAGTACAGACAAGGCAGGCAGCTGGATACAG GTAGACTTTCAGAGGCCCGTGGTGATCAGTCAGGTAGCGACACAGGGCGCCAAGCAGATGTTCTCCTCCCACTACATGGTCAACTACACCATATCCTACAGCACGGACAAGAGGAAGTGGATCTACTACAAGGGAGACAGCAACGAGTTCAGGATG ACGTTCACTGGTAACCAGGAAGCTCATCAGGTGAAGGTCAACACCCTCTTCCCTCCCCTGATTTGTCGGTTTATCAGACTTCACCCTCTCCACTCCCACAACTCGCCCATGGTCCGCATGGAGTACTACGGCTGTGAGCTGGACG GTTGCTCAGTGCCCCTGGGTATGGAGAGCAGTCGGATAGAGGACCATCGTATCACTGCCAGCTCTACAGCCTCCAGCTGGTACTCTGGTTCCTGGCAAGCCTCACTGGCACGACTCAACACACAGGGCACCATCAACGCATGGCAGGCCAAG aATAACAACATAAACCAGTGGCTGCAGGTGGAGCTGGCCCAGGTAAAGAAGATCACAGGTATCATAACGCAGGGGGCCAAGTCCCTGGGCACGGAGATGTACGTCATCTGCTACACTCTGGAGTACAGCGATGATGGACTACACTGGATGAAGTACACTGACGATGATGACAACATGTCAAAG ACTTTCCCCGGCAACACGGATAACAATGGCCATGTGAAGAACTACATATATCCTCCAATCTTCTCTCGCTTTATCAGAGTCATACCTCAGAGCTGGAAGACATCCATCACGCTCAGGATAGAACTGCTGGGCTGTGACTTTGaatga